One window of the Vicia villosa cultivar HV-30 ecotype Madison, WI unplaced genomic scaffold, Vvil1.0 ctg.003865F_1_1, whole genome shotgun sequence genome contains the following:
- the LOC131641583 gene encoding uncharacterized protein LOC131641583, whose amino-acid sequence MDLLICCNKLSTSSLIPQEGSLPFRYLGVPLTSKNLNVNHYMPLVDKLLSRINHWSARLLSYAGRLQLIKSVLNAISSYWMQCFIFPKTVLKRIDALCRTFLWTGSSTTSRKSPIAWERICKPKIKGDLGTVDMELWNRIFFLKLLWNIYAKTESLWVQWIHAYYLKHDHVMDRAVKTSDSGVFKAILKQRILVQQWHNEWLTMVQTHKFNGRKFYNLLQMDCPSVEWYNLVFHNKARPRAVFTLWMLCHGKLPTRMRLHRWGMHEPGSWTHEMNWFLLHYRGKGWKADLIRLALAETVYEVWQYRNERCFGHSVNNSDVEGKIINGIVYRGWTSPKLKPHIANLLMP is encoded by the exons ATGGATCTGTTGATTTGCTGCAACAAACTCTCCACATCTTCCTTGATTCCACAG GAAGGGTCCCTTCCTTTTAGGTATTTAGGGGTGCCACTCACTAGTAAGAATCTTAATGTGAACCATTATATGCCTCTTGTGGATAAGTTGCTGAGCAGGATCAACCATTGGAGTGCAAGACTACTGAGTTATGCTGGAAGGCTGCAGCTCATCAAGAGTGTGCTGAATGCTATCTCCTCCTACTGGATGCAATGTTTTATTTTCCCTAAAACTGTTTTAAAGAGAATAGATGCATTGTGCAGAACGTTTCTGTGGACAGGTAGCAGCACCACCAGCAGGAAAAGTCCAATTGCATGGGAGAGGATTTGTAAACCAAAGATAAAAGGAGACCTTGGTACTGTGGATATGGAGCTGTGGAATCGTATCTTTTTTCTTAAATTGCTGTGGAATATCTATGCTAAGACGGAAAGCCTTTGGGTGCAATGGATCCATGCATACTATCTCAAGCATGATCATGTGATGGATAGGGCAGTTAAAACTTCTGATTCAGGGGTGTTCAAAGCCATCCTAAAGCAAAGAATTCTGGTGCAACAGTGGCATAATGAGTGGTTGACTATGGTGCAAACACATAAGTTTAATGGGAGGAAATTCTACAATTTGTTGCAGATGGATTGCCCTAGTGTGGAGTGGTATAATCTGGTGTTCCACAACAAAGCTAGGCCTAGAGCGGTGTTCACGCTTTGGATGCTTTGTCATGGGAAATTGCCTACACGCATGAGACTGCATCGTTGGGGTATG CATGAGCCTGGCAGTTGGACACATGAGATGAACTGGTTTTTGCTGCACTATCGGGGTAAAGGGTGGAAAGCTGATTTGATACGTTTGGCCTTAGCGGAAACAGTGTACGAGGTATGGCAGTACCGAAATGAGAGATGTTTTGGCCATAGTGTAAATAATAGCGATGTAGAGGGGAAAATTATCAATGGTATAGTTTATAGAGGGTGGACTAGTCCTAAGCTTAAGCCACATATAGCTAACCTTTTAATGCCTTAA
- the LOC131641575 gene encoding pantothenate kinase 1-like, which produces MNSTQFRIQPNSDPNPSSTDVYHLALDIGGSLCKLVYFTKDDDSFVDGEAEISSRKTSEKSKGNRNHPVLKGRLNFKKFETSKINDCIDFIKTMKLHLGGFQQQENPGNQQISIKATGGGPYKYADLFKERLGITLDKEDEMDCLVAGANFLLEVVDREAFTYMGDQRQFMQIDQNDLYPYLLVNIGSGVGMIKVEGDGKFERVSGTSIGGGTFWGLGKLLTNCKSFDELLELSYQGNNRAVDMLVGDIYGGMDYSKIGLSSTAIASSFGKAMSDNKDREDYKPEDIARSLLRMISNNIGQISYLNALRFGLKRIFFGGFFIRRHPFTMDTLSVAVNFWSKGEAKAMFLRHEGFLGAVGAFMSSDKHGLKELLVKQDTQQSPTKLSFAVNKLQGPLDGELNGDESIECSVYAA; this is translated from the exons ATGAATTCTACACAGTTTCGAATTCAACCGAATTCCGATCCTAACCCTTCATCAACTGACGTTTATCATCTTGCTTTGGATATTGGAG GATCCCTTTGCAAACTAGTATACTTCACAAAAGACGATGATAGTTTTGTGGACGGTGAGGCGGAGATATCTTCTAGAAAaacttcagagaaatccaaaggcaatagGAATCATCCTGTTCTTAAAGGAAGGCTCAATTTCAAGAAGTTTGAAACAAGCAAGATAAATGATTGTATAGATTTTATCAAGACCATGAAACTTCATCTTGGAG GTTTCCAGCAGCAAGAAAATCCTGGAAATCAGCAAATATCTATTAag GCCACAGGTGGTGGACCATACAAATATGCAGACTTATTCAAGGAAAGGCTAGGGATAACTCTTGACAAGGAAGATGAAATGGATTGCCTTGTCGCAGGAGCAAATTTTCTTCTCGAG GTAGTTGACCGAGAAGCCTTTACCTATATGGGTGATCAAAGACAATTTATGCAGATTGACCAAAATGACCTGTATCCCTATCTGCTCGTTAATATCGGTTCTGGTGTTGGCATGATAAAG GTAGAAGGAGACGGAAAGTTTGAGCGAGTTAGTGGAACGAGTATAGGTGGAGGCACTTTCTGGGGTTTAGGAAAGCTTTTAACTAATTGCAAGag TTTCGATGAGTTACTGGAATTAAGTTATCAGGGCAACAACAGAGCAGTAGATATGCTCGTCGGAGATATTTATGGTGGAATGGACTATTCGAAG ATTGGTCTTTCATCAACAGCAATAGCCTCTAGTTTTGGAAAGGCAATGTCTGATAATAAGGACCGTGAAGATTACAAACCCGAAGATATTGCTCGTTCTCTTCTAAGAATGATCTCAAATAATATTGGACAG ATCTCTTACTTAAATGCCCTTCGATTCGGGCTCAAGAGGATTTTCTTTGGCGGATTTTTTATTCGGAGGCATCCTTTTACAATGGATACACTATCTGTTGCTGTTAATTTCTG GTCTAAAGGCGAAGCGAAAGCAATGTTCTTACGGCATGAAGGATTTCTCGGAGCAGTAGGGGCGTTCATGAGTTCTGATAAACATGGCCTCAAGGAGTTATTGGTCAAACAAGATACTCAACAAAGTCCCACCAAGTTATCCTTTGCTGTTAATAAATTGCAAGGTCCACTCGATGGAGAGTTAAATGGAGATGAAAGTATAGAGTGTAGTGTCTATGCGGCTTAG
- the LOC131641582 gene encoding B3 domain-containing protein At2g31720-like, which translates to MEKNTTMLQNSEVMIMQKKAMATEKINAYIQKMKTMEKKFDPLSHFSLHRVLSQESPEFYTKDELAQIEKINHIVCQEANLPLISQRNVKRVEVNDKKRCRPSNEDIMSDEERRVKSKSAITRKPIIRKKEIVLSPPPELPNHINNMVKVLNGSDIKYIMCKELYNTDLNHNNNRLSMPISQIKSDFLTEIEKASLKTRDQEGRPFGLKVTVLDPCFNEFSLSLKKWDMKTTSIYNLHQDWTPVLLKNNFKEHQKLDIWSFRVNDKLYLLLNDNKSQEIEKSKEPKNSTMVSKTEEMKNEDVKRVKIAKSID; encoded by the coding sequence ATGGAGAAGAATACTACAATGTTACAAAATTCAGAAGTCATGATAATGCAAAAGAAAGCTATGGCTACTGAGAAGATCAATGCATATATACAAAAGATGAAAACAATGGAAAAGAAATTTGATCCATTATCTCATTTTTCTTTGCATAGAGTGTTATCTCAAGAGTCTCCAGAGTTTTATACTAAAGATGAGTTAGCACAAATAGAGAAAATCAATCACATTGTGTGTCAAGAAGCAAACCTCCCTCTTATTTCACAACGTAATGTGAAAAGAGTAGAAGTCAATGATAAAAAAAGGTGTCGTCCAAGTAATGAAGATATCATGTCTGATGAAGAAAGAAGAGTGAAATCAAAGTCCGCAATTACGAGAAAACCAATAATTCGCAAGAAAGAAATTGTGCTATCACCGCCACCAGAATTGCCTAATCATATCAATAACATGGTCAAAGTGTTGAATGGTAGTGATATTAAATATATCATGTGTAAGGAATTGTATAATACAGATCTCAACCATAACAACAATCGTCTTTCAATGCCAATTTCACAAATCAAGTCTGATTTTCTCACAGAAATAGAAAAGGCATCATTGAAAACAAGAGATCAAGAAGGAAGACCGTTTGGTTTAAAAGTGACTGTGTTAGATCCTTGTTTTAACGAGTTTTCATTATCTTTAAAGAAGTGGGACATGAAAACTACTAGTATTTATAATCTTCATCAAGATTGGACACCTGTTTTGTTGAAAAATAACTTTAAAGAGCATCAAAAACTTGACATTTGGTCATTTAGGGTTAATGACAAGTTATACCTTTTACTCAATGATAACAAGTCACAAGAAATTGAAAAAAGTAAAGAGCCGAAGAATTCAACTATGGTTTCGAAGACAGAAGAGATGAAGAATGAAGATGTTAAAAGAGTGAAGATTGCCAAGAgtattgattaa
- the LOC131641581 gene encoding 1,4-dihydroxy-2-naphthoyl-CoA synthase, peroxisomal-like: MCIAVIAARISIEKSLKYTDSNVGHNVERCTISNHTAIAISINRPERRNAFRPQTVKELIRAFNDARDDPSVGVIILTGKGTDAFCSGGDQALRTEDGYSDHENFGRLNVLDLQVQIRRLPKPVIAMLTLKQVAGYAVGGGHVLHMVCDLTIAADNAIFGQTGPKVGSFDVGYGSSIMSRLVGPKKAREMWFLARFYSAVEAEKMGLINTVVPLENLERETIKWCREILRNSPTAIRVLKAAINAVDDGHAGLQEMGGNATLIFYGTEEAKEGKTAYMERRRPDFSKFNRRP, from the exons ATGTGCATTGCGGTCATTGCAGCGCGAATTTCGATTGAGAAAAGTTTGAAATATACC GATTCTAATGTGGGTCATAATGTAGAAAGATGCACGATTTCAAATCACACTGCAATTGCG ATTAGTATTAATAGGCCAGAGAGAAGAAATGCCTTTCGACCTCAGACAGTTAAGGAGCTTATTCGTGCTTTCAATGATGCTAGAGATGATCCTTCTGTTGGCGTCATCATTCTCACTGGAAAG GGAACCGATGCATTTTGTAGCGGTGGTGACCAAGCCTTGAGGACTGAAGATGGTTATTCTGATCATGAAAATTTCGGTCGCCTTAATGTGTTGGACTTGCAG GTGCAAATTCGCCGCCTTCCGAAACCAGTGATTGCAATG CTAACACTAAAACAGGTTGCAGGGTACGCTGTTGGAGGAGGGCATGTATTGCATATGGTTTGTGATCTAACCATCGCAGCAGATAACGCCATCTTCGGCCAAACGGGTCCTAAG GTTGGGAGTTTCGATGTTGGTTACGGAAGTTCTATCATGTCGCGTTTG GTAGGTCCGAAAAAAGCGCGCGAAATGTGGTTTCTCGCAAGGTTTTATTCTGCTGTTGAAGCAGAGAAAATGGGCCTTATCAACACTGTTGTACCA CTAGAGAATTTAGAGAGAGAAACAATCAAATGGTGTAGGGAGATACTCAGAAACAGCCCGACTGCAATTCGGGTTCTCAAGGCTGCTATTAATGCAGTCGATGACGGGCACGCGGGACTTCAG GAAATGGGTGGAAATGCAACACTGATATTTTATGGCACCGAGGAAGCAAAAGAAGGAAAAACTGCGTATATGGAGCGTAGACGCCCCGATTTTTCTAAGTTTAATCGAAGACCataa